Genomic DNA from Corticium candelabrum chromosome 5, ooCorCand1.1, whole genome shotgun sequence:
TCTAGCCACTAGGCTATAATGgtattattattgtgtcgtGTGCttaccagatcagtctggttcttAGGTCTCTTGCAAGCACCagaggcaaaccctgcctcagaggtgcttagatcATAATGGCTtggctgtctaaacagaagacatgactttacgtaggATCCGATTGGATCAaagaagcactgctttctgtaagttctgcaggttgtgatgaccttgaataatgtccagccgccgtgcaatacctgcgtgcactgtgcccataGCTCCCAACACcgctggaacaaccagtgtttGACATTGCCACATGCAGTTTACCTCTACCCACAAGTCACTGCATGTTTCCTGGCAATGttaccatcagcaggacagctgatatcaataacaagACAAgagtttgtcttcctatttctgaaacagatgtcaggacgattggcaatgatcttcctagcagtagggattatgtgtcgctatgctcctccatgatgggcaagtggggtctttaccccatctgggtgcccaccaacccagcaggtgagtCCAgtagggtacatgtttctgtgtagtccacacggcgatcaatgactagccaattcgatatagattgcaggcattacagtgaccgCGAACTCATAAACAGCACGCCCAgtgaatatcaatgaccataaggaaagcactgaacatcatcgtcaacggccattcgccagaccacagcaactccccaatgactgaaacgagacatagtctcatggacaaagctagagaaacatgagaaaaaAAGGCAGACAAGTtgtcataatttactgtcgtcactggggtttgaacccccaaaccatggagtgatAGCATTGTTGTCATCACTctctaggtagggtaagtggggtctttaccctcacctgggtgcccaccaacccagaGAAGTtccagagaggtacatgtttccgtgtaattCATATGGctctagtaactggcttattgATCATTGATTGCGTGCGCTACGAGGATTTTGCAAACTCTGAATTGTGggcccagtagatatcaatgactaccaggaaagcactgaccCTCATTGCCAACGACCCCCAcaccagatcacagaaactttCCATCGATTTCAATATGTATGACTTCCATTTTACATATGACATACAAACTTCCATTTGGCTCGAGTCAAATCATCTAATGTAAAGCCAGTATAAGTTGATCACCAAGCAGTCTAGCTAGAATTTTTGAAAGCCATTGTATGGAGGCCATCTTTTTATATGTACAAGCTTCTGTTACACGTGGTTAATCAGCGTATGATTGCGCACCAGAAACTTTCAGTCAAACTTTGGTGTTAAATTGTATGTAGACAACTTTACTGGTTatgaacaacaataaaacagcAGAAAATATTATATTCAGCTAAGAAAtataatacatacatgtagtacagtattTTTGACAGGGTGCTACATCTCTATAGTTGCTGTTATCTGACCCAACGTTTTATGCAGAAATCAAGGACAGTCAACTGTGTAGTTGCTGTTAGTCTGCAGTTTTAGTCTGAGCAGCAGTTTAGGGCAGCAGTTGTGCAGTATGAATGTGTATTACTCAATCTTGTCAGCTGCATAAAGTAATGGCATGCATGAGCGATGGTATTCTTCTCAACTAGTGGCAGAGCTTGTTGTGTTCAAGCATGCAGTAGAATGGAGAAATGACTTAGTGACTATGCATTCTACTCAAAGGTAGTTGCAGAGTTCCAAAGGTTGCAGTAGCTAGTGTCATGAGTGTCTTGTTATTTAACTAATTGCTATTCTTGTCATGCAGCAGAGGGTTACACTACCCACTAACTTTGCATGCTTGAGTGACatgtattttgtattgttgtagttaGCGCACGGCAAATAGTTCGTCTTTACAGCCGGTATTCAACACTTGATAAAGAAAACAAGGGATACTTAAGCAGAGAAGATTTCGAACACATTCCTGAGTTAGCTATCAATCCACTTGGAGACAGAATTATTGCAGCATTTATGGATGGAAGCCAAGATGAGCATGTCAATTTCAAGCAGTTTTTGTCTGTACTTGCCAGATTTAGACCTATCAAGAAGCACGTCACTAATCAATCATCTGTCAATTCTAAAGAGGAGAAACTAAgatgtgagtgtctgtgtggCATACTGTTAGAAATCATTTGCTTCTCTGCATCCTAATTTTTGTGTATCAGTTGACATTtgcattgtttgcataaaaTGATTTGTCATCTGCTTAGTTGCCTTCAATATGTATGACTTGGACAGAGATGGCAAAATTTCAGCACATGAGTTAACTGAGGTCAGTGTCTTGATATCATTGCTGTCTTTGAAAAATATCTAGTAAAACTACAGTGCGTTTATATTATTAGTTGATAGCATGTGATCATAGGAGGTTAATTGCTTTCTTTGAAGACAAACTGCATGTTCATTATGTTTTGTGGAATGTAAGTTTTCTTTCTGTGGTAGGTGCTCAAGATGATGGTTGGATCTAATGTTAGTCCTGAACAGGTAACTAGCTAGCTTGTGCTCTCTTGTTGTGCTGTCTTTTCTCATGTAGCTTGTACTTGCTGGCATAAAATACTGCATGGTAACAGTAActtctttttaaaattatgcaaATTGTGTCTAACCTTAGAATGATGTGTTTACCTGAGACTAGGTAGATTTATTGGTTAGAATGATATACTGTAAGTTACATACAGCCAGTTAATATCAGTGACTACTGTAACAGCGGTGTTTGAGatgtttttttatttaaagATGTGGATAACTAGTTAGCTAAATAATGCCTTTCATATCCAGTTCTAAACATTCTCTCTCTTACACACAGCATAGGTATAGGGTGATAGGGTGGATGTAGAAATTATGTAGAAAAGGGTAGATGTAGAGAAACTGTGGTATTACTTGTTCTCAGGCTGTCAACCGGTACTAAAAGTTAACCCAAATATGTTAAATATCTAACTATTAAATAGATATTTAATCAGCAGACATAAACTGGGTTATGTATTGTGGAAGAACAGAGAGAGGCAAgagtgtacatgtatatactgGCTAACTGACATGTTTTCATCTAAAGAAAGGAGTAGTTTACAAGTCTGAATTACTCTAAACATACTGGCGGTTCTCTGTTTTGTATACTGAATTAATCTACACAACTCAAGCTGTCTAGCAGTTGCAGTGATATACATCTGATATTacttgtcattaattaatgctattTAATATTGATTATTAGCCTCATTTCAACAGACTAACTGTATATTGTCTGAGTAACCCGCATTTAGGTTTAATGTTGGTTTAAGAACAAAAAAATTTAATGTACATCCATAACATGCTGGCTTTGACATGTGACAACAGGAAAGCATCAGCACGACGAGTAAAAACTACTACAGTATCTAGATTTGATGCTTTTTCTACACAcctgcatgctcatttggatttttgtttgtgataTATGTGAATTGGTTTATACAATTGTGTGACTTTTTGCAGCTTCAATCTATTGCAAGTTTGACAATGAAGGAGGTTGATTTTGATCAAGATGGGACAATATcatttgatgattttcaacaggtatatatatatatatatatatatatatagtattgttgtgattgtacagcatcatttaattaaacactctCTAACTTCTCAATTGTATACAAACTAACAGGCAATGAAGGGCATCAAGATAGAAGAGAAAATGAGCATTCGTTTCTTGTCATGACTAGTACTTATCAATCTGTAGCATGATTTTGTTAGCTAAAGATAGATAGACTGGCTGTATGAATTTTACTGTAAGTTGTAAATAATACACGTGTACTGTATGTGCTTCATATTCCCGCCCGGAAGTACGACGGGGCGACTTTTTGTCAGACTGTAGGGCGGGGTTGGCACGGCGCCTTTCACCCgcttgatatcaacaaaatgtCCGAACCTTCGGCGAAGAGGCGAGACACTCTTCAAGGTCAAGCTGAGAATGGCGAAGAGATTGATGATGTACATATTGGAGGAAAATACATTGTACAGCGAAGTGATGGAGAGTGGCGTAAGAACGTGCACGTAGTCACACGCGGTCACGTGATGTCGTTTTTCGCTTTTATTAGATACAGCTGAAGTGTTGCATTCAAGAATTATGAGTCCAAGAAGGACAGAATACTATGTCCACTACTCTGGATGTAAGCCTTTCTTGTAACTGTAAGCTCACTTTATCCGCATTCCAGTTGTAGCATTCATTATTGCGTAGCAGACAAATGTTAAGTCTATAACTGAAGCTCTTCTGCTCTCTTGTACATGTACGCGTTCAGTTATGTAATGTTCCTCGCATagatttctatttttatatGCAGatgcgtgggtgtgtccaTTATATTGGTATTGAGGtgttgtgtacgtgtgtgcgtgtggggCACTCTATTTCAGTTTCTTAGAGTGTAACAAATGAAGAAATTGGAGGCATGTCAGAGTTGCAGGTTTTGTAGTGCTGGTGAGGTGAACTACTGTATTTTCTAGGatgaatgttaattaaatgttattaagctacgagcgtaaaacaaggacaccacaataagtggtggactgcttcgcgagaagctcactctaaacgggttgaattgacttctggtctgtctgtcggtatgtcgctgcctatgtttgtacctatgctTGTTTGTAAGCATGTGTCACGCttggggagtttgtcgagccaatcagcaatcgttttgggacgcaaaacgtaggtgacgtaatactagcttgtcagcgtgaatcactctagagaatttgttgagccaatcagcagtcatttgggagaccaacaatgggtgacgtaacaatccccccatgcattatgacagaaaagccgagatgtcgtaaacctccattttacggtcaaactgtcgtcaaaccgagaaacgcagagtaaagttcaggtaatagttgtatgcgtttgttactttttacaaaagaatcgcaaaacaaacaaattcatcgttcttcaagaagccaagctagggtcccatgggaccatgcatctagctaagcaccgttgcatgcgcaccaccagcatgtcatccgcgatcttcaagagagcaatacgactgatgatgaacgatcgacatcgtcttgcaagaaagattcgtaggaaacattgacgctgctttcttctggatccagTCGCTAGATGTATATGATGttgcttcacagtattttccatGCAGccaggagacgtacatcgatctctagaaATAGCGGAACAAacatggcgacgattcaaataaaaatatgataatgatgtccatttcaatagttaattacttTACTAGcttccagtgatgcaagagcgctatacatgcaggattgagacataacgtggataacaagcccgctccgtgcaagagttgcgtagctgtgtgaattggaagtagtgtgggacattgatggtatttagttaaatatctttaatcacattggtAAACCCAGAtctttcaaagaattgccgtttacattctagcaacaattaagctaacgattaattaatgataataacaacaaataaacaaaatttaataaaaatttacattgatatttacaataaatacacacacagacacacacacacacacacacacacacacacacacacaaacacacgcttgtagctctgaagcgacggtgtaaacacagcttcatttactagtagttACACTAAGTAAATGTTAGTGCTTTGACATTGCCTTTTATGTGTGCCAGGTAATCGTCGTATGGATGAATGGGTGAGTGTCAGCAGGATAGACTTGACCAAGAGTCAACAAGAGGTTCAAAACCAAAGTAGAGCTGAGATAGCAAGCAAGAGTGGCAGTCCCAAATACTCTGAGAGAAAGATCACAAGAAACCAGAAGAGGAAACATGATGAGATCAATCACGTGCAGCAAGTGCTGTGGACAGATTTTCTTATGATGCTTTAGGTTGCCTTTATCTCTGATTGTACATGTGTAGCCAATTGCAGAGATGGATCCAACAACTGCTGCATTAGAAAGAGAACATGAAGCTGTAAGAATGAATAATGGTAATGATTAGTAGCTATGTGTACACTATTGTGTCTTGGAATTAGGTGACTAAGATCAAATACATTGACATGGTCCAAATAGGAAGGTTTGAAATAGACACATGGTATTACTCTCCATATCCAGATGAATATGGCAAACAGCACAAACTATGGGCATGTGAGTATTGCCTCAAGTACATGAAATGGGAAATCTCCTATAGAGACCATCTGGTTAAGCACATTCCTTTTTACCAGCtctttgttgttaattaacttgtatGCAATTTGCAGACTCGCTGTGAGTGGCGTCATCCTCCTGGAAAAGAAATATACAGAAAGGGGACAATAAGTGTTTATGAGATTGATGGACAAGATGCAAAGGTCTTCTTTTACAGTCTTTTGCAAAAATGTAAAACCAGATTCACACTGACATATCAACCAGGCCAGGACAGTCTGGCTTGGTTCAGCTTAATGCAATAGTTGTAATGTCTTGGACATGTCTTGGTAAGATGAAATGGCAGTAAAGCTTGACTCGTCGATGAGATACAAGTGCAGTGGATGTCGATACAACAAGAGCATACATGAgatacagtaggatgtcacttaTCTGAATACTTCAGAACCCTGTCGTAACTCTGAATAATCTGGATAACTGACATCTACTTGC
This window encodes:
- the LOC134179396 gene encoding calcineurin B homologous protein 1-like produces the protein MGVNFSRALKEDETAELSAATGFSARQIVRLYSRYSTLDKENKGYLSREDFEHIPELAINPLGDRIIAAFMDGSQDEHVNFKQFLSVLARFRPIKKHVTNQSSVNSKEEKLRFAFNMYDLDRDGKISAHELTEVLKMMVGSNVSPEQLQSIASLTMKEVDFDQDGTISFDDFQQAMKGIKIEEKMSIRFLS
- the LOC134179395 gene encoding histone acetyltransferase KAT8-like — encoded protein: MSEPSAKRRDTLQGQAENGEEIDDVHIGGKYIVQRSDGEWHTAEVLHSRIMSPRRTEYYVHYSGCNRRMDEWVSVSRIDLTKSQQEVQNQSRAEIASKSGSPKYSERKITRNQKRKHDEINHVQQPIAEMDPTTAALEREHEAVTKIKYIDMVQIGRFEIDTWYYSPYPDEYGKQHKLWACEYCLKYMKWEISYRDHLTRCEWRHPPGKEIYRKGTISVYEIDGQDAKVYCQNMCLLAKLFLDHKTLYFDVEPFLFYVLTEVDCEGAHFVGYFSKEKESPEGNNVACILTLPPYQRKGYGKFLIAFSYELSKIEGFAGSPEKPLSDLGKLSYRSYWTWVLLDIMRNFRGSMSIRDLSMMTCITQDDIISTLQSLNMVKYWKGQHVVCVTPKLVEEHLRSSQYKPPVLTVDPACLRWTPTVRKLHKTGKKH